The Silvanigrella paludirubra genome window below encodes:
- a CDS encoding S24 family peptidase, which translates to MLNESLERLKFLREEILNLSLKDFCSKFSLSYSYMRNIECGEKVLPKSKSLEITKKIQNYGFNISDEWIETGYGSCPISSFSILKTNKYINFDDTNTEQRHWLKTILTRIFPYKYACISTNEMMPFLKNGDIVFGVNGDPSKNLERLNNEIVIARVEDNFTYVRRLRIVENNVFLVADNLDKTDDPVVKVNKINWISPIIIHKKHVGKIEILENQND; encoded by the coding sequence ATGTTAAACGAATCGCTAGAAAGATTAAAATTTCTCAGGGAAGAAATATTAAATTTAAGCCTCAAAGATTTTTGCAGCAAATTCTCACTATCTTATAGCTATATGAGAAATATAGAGTGTGGAGAAAAAGTATTACCAAAGAGTAAGTCACTAGAAATAACTAAAAAAATTCAAAATTATGGATTTAATATTTCAGATGAATGGATCGAAACGGGCTACGGTTCTTGCCCCATAAGCTCTTTTTCAATTCTAAAAACTAATAAGTATATTAATTTTGACGATACAAATACAGAACAAAGGCATTGGTTAAAAACCATTTTAACAAGAATATTTCCATACAAATATGCATGTATTTCAACAAATGAAATGATGCCATTTTTAAAAAATGGAGACATTGTTTTTGGAGTTAATGGAGACCCTTCAAAGAATTTAGAACGATTGAATAATGAAATTGTAATTGCGCGGGTTGAAGATAATTTCACTTATGTAAGAAGACTTCGAATTGTTGAAAATAATGTTTTTTTAGTAGCAGATAATCTTGATAAAACAGATGATCCTGTTGTTAAAGTAAATAAAATTAATTGGATATCACCTATAATAATTCATAAAAAGCATGTTGGAAAAATCGAAATATTGGAGAATCAAAATGATTAA
- a CDS encoding siphovirus Gp157 family protein: MAKKDTAIIPVKIPFAETQKKLAEFMEYLEITAGEIPDDLIPSLDAVEINSRAAADRRIFLIDALDVQINHFDEMIKDIKLRQTKLIKAQDNIYKKTLDIMRENNIREIHGSIKSFKIRNKGGVEAINWLVDFNEVKNVVSENEETLIPKEFIEEKTIKIINKKALSEAIRKGDDMLCGTKAGREEVLAIV, translated from the coding sequence ATGGCAAAAAAAGATACTGCTATTATTCCTGTAAAAATTCCTTTCGCTGAAACTCAAAAAAAACTAGCTGAATTTATGGAATACCTTGAGATAACAGCAGGAGAAATTCCGGACGATTTAATACCCTCGCTAGATGCTGTTGAAATAAATTCACGGGCCGCTGCTGATAGAAGAATTTTTTTAATTGATGCTTTAGATGTTCAAATAAATCATTTTGATGAAATGATAAAAGATATCAAACTGAGACAAACAAAACTTATTAAAGCTCAAGATAATATTTATAAAAAAACATTAGATATAATGCGTGAAAATAATATTCGAGAAATTCATGGCTCAATTAAATCATTTAAAATTAGAAATAAAGGCGGAGTTGAAGCGATTAATTGGCTTGTTGATTTTAATGAAGTAAAAAATGTCGTTTCCGAAAATGAAGAAACATTAATTCCTAAAGAATTCATAGAAGAAAAAACAATCAAAATAATTAATAAAAAAGCTTTATCAGAGGCAATCAGAAAAGGCGATGATATGCTTTGCGGAACAAAAGCGGGCCGAGAAGAAGTATTAGCAATAGTTTAA
- a CDS encoding GNAT family N-acetyltransferase produces MKQILNYQVQEVNQDQYWDTYYKEFMQDFPEELTFIREGLLTKEQMDKRKNLLKMTSNISHHFILKDGDKAIALFRGEQKDIDVYYLRHGVVKNEYRKQGILSECLNKAIEFCKELGFVQITCCFVLSNNNILSQMIKKDFYLTSIECHAEYGQIGWLSHYLNEDLKRAFFFRCGMVEFSKKLLDNSEGNVKKFNKILNGF; encoded by the coding sequence ATGAAACAAATTTTAAATTATCAAGTGCAAGAAGTAAATCAAGATCAATATTGGGACACCTACTATAAAGAGTTTATGCAGGATTTTCCAGAAGAGCTAACCTTTATTCGTGAAGGACTTCTAACAAAAGAGCAAATGGATAAAAGAAAAAACCTATTAAAAATGACTTCAAATATCTCACATCATTTTATTTTAAAAGATGGTGATAAAGCTATTGCATTATTTCGTGGAGAACAAAAAGATATAGATGTTTATTATTTACGCCACGGAGTTGTAAAAAATGAGTACAGAAAGCAAGGGATTTTGTCCGAATGTTTAAACAAGGCAATTGAGTTTTGTAAAGAATTAGGATTTGTCCAAATTACATGCTGTTTTGTTCTTTCAAATAATAACATTCTATCGCAAATGATCAAAAAAGATTTTTATTTAACTTCAATTGAGTGTCACGCTGAGTATGGTCAAATTGGGTGGCTTAGTCATTACCTAAATGAAGATTTAAAAAGGGCTTTCTTTTTCCGTTGTGGAATGGTTGAATTTTCAAAAAAGCTTTTAGATAATTCTGAGGGAAATGTTAAAAAATTTAATAAAATATTAAATGGATTTTAA
- a CDS encoding single-stranded DNA-binding protein, with translation MSSVNKVILVGRLGQDPEIRSTTSGQNVCTLSIATSESFIKEGIKQEKTEWHRVILWGKLAEIAHKFLKKGRLVYIEGKLQTRSWQDQQGQKRYTTEILSNSIQFLESNSQSTNQNDNEYYNNQEPEFCSNSSPITDDIPF, from the coding sequence ATGTCAAGCGTGAACAAAGTTATTTTAGTTGGTAGATTAGGACAAGATCCAGAAATTAGAAGCACAACAAGCGGACAAAATGTTTGCACTCTTAGCATTGCTACAAGTGAAAGTTTTATCAAAGAGGGTATCAAGCAAGAAAAAACAGAATGGCACAGAGTTATACTTTGGGGAAAATTGGCAGAAATAGCACACAAGTTCTTAAAAAAAGGTCGTCTCGTTTATATTGAAGGAAAACTTCAAACTCGTTCATGGCAAGACCAACAGGGACAGAAACGCTATACAACAGAAATTTTGAGTAACTCGATTCAATTTCTAGAAAGCAACTCGCAAAGTACAAATCAAAATGATAATGAATATTATAATAATCAGGAGCCGGAATTTTGTTCAAATTCTAGTCCAATTACAGATGATATTCCCTTTTGA
- the bet gene encoding phage recombination protein Bet: MTLPVKKNDIQKSASSIANFSPEQINVLKNSIAKGATDEELELFLYTCKRTGLDPFSRQIYLIQRKTKDDDSKEKKSNGVIQVSIDGFRSIASRNPEYAGQTTTLFCGKDGKWTEIWTQEEYPFAAKVGIYRKGYQEATYAIAKWDSYVQCYWVKNNHGKNSQEVSSMWKKFPELMLGKCAEALALRKAFPSDLSGLYTADEMAQSNNEVIEAQEVKDEAQKPKLPSTKEWTEQNKKITEVQQKQIEEEVNTQSVKKVPAQVAQAQKVLDRKEKALEAEVIDNEIVYNGSEDHKSKFKEIFRCLKIFSEIKNDMEKTVELATYFSERCLGVPLKHLKEHLINIENDYKINHSKDISAA; this comes from the coding sequence ATGACACTACCAGTTAAAAAAAATGATATTCAAAAATCCGCCTCTTCAATCGCAAATTTTTCTCCAGAACAGATAAATGTTCTAAAAAACTCAATAGCCAAAGGCGCAACCGATGAAGAATTAGAGTTGTTCCTCTATACCTGTAAGAGAACAGGATTAGATCCATTCTCTCGTCAAATTTATTTAATCCAAAGAAAAACAAAAGATGATGATTCAAAAGAGAAAAAAAGTAATGGAGTTATACAAGTTTCAATTGATGGTTTTAGATCTATTGCTTCGAGAAATCCTGAATACGCAGGACAGACTACAACATTATTTTGTGGAAAAGATGGGAAGTGGACAGAAATTTGGACTCAAGAAGAATATCCATTTGCTGCAAAGGTTGGAATTTACAGAAAAGGATATCAAGAAGCAACTTATGCAATAGCAAAATGGGATTCTTATGTACAATGCTATTGGGTGAAAAATAATCATGGAAAAAACAGCCAAGAGGTTTCTTCTATGTGGAAAAAATTCCCAGAATTAATGCTAGGAAAATGTGCTGAAGCTTTAGCCTTAAGAAAAGCTTTTCCGAGTGATTTATCTGGGCTTTATACCGCTGATGAAATGGCCCAATCTAATAATGAAGTTATTGAAGCGCAAGAAGTAAAAGATGAGGCTCAGAAGCCTAAATTACCAAGCACAAAAGAATGGACAGAACAAAATAAAAAAATTACCGAGGTTCAACAAAAACAAATTGAAGAAGAAGTAAATACTCAGTCAGTCAAAAAAGTTCCTGCACAAGTCGCTCAAGCTCAAAAGGTTCTCGACAGAAAAGAAAAAGCACTTGAAGCGGAAGTGATTGATAACGAAATTGTTTATAATGGCTCAGAAGATCATAAAAGTAAGTTCAAGGAAATATTCAGATGCTTAAAAATATTTTCTGAGATAAAAAATGACATGGAAAAAACAGTAGAGCTAGCTACATATTTTAGCGAGCGGTGCCTTGGTGTTCCGTTGAAACATTTAAAAGAACATCTTATAAATATTGAAAATGATTACAAAATTAATCATTCCAAAGATATTTCAGCAGCTTAA
- a CDS encoding DUF7681 family protein produces MTINIIEGNKASDIYLKLNLKSRQKVEEIASASRININYQLVFKAYIEERFSENEITKESQDKCSLIRNKCKELACFLVDTIPDSRELSTALTSLETTMFFAEAGIQRS; encoded by the coding sequence ATGACTATAAATATAATTGAAGGAAATAAAGCATCAGATATATATTTAAAACTAAACTTAAAAAGTCGTCAAAAAGTTGAAGAAATAGCTTCTGCAAGTAGAATAAATATTAATTATCAACTGGTATTTAAAGCATATATAGAAGAAAGATTTTCTGAAAATGAGATAACAAAAGAGAGCCAAGATAAATGCTCATTAATCAGAAATAAATGCAAAGAATTAGCTTGTTTTTTAGTTGATACAATTCCTGATAGTCGTGAATTATCAACGGCATTAACAAGTTTAGAAACTACAATGTTTTTTGCGGAAGCAGGAATTCAAAGAAGTTAA
- a CDS encoding D-Ala-D-Ala carboxypeptidase family metallohydrolase gives MKLSNNFSLEEFEHSYVAIARGINNKAPEEVINNLKKLCENALEPLRQYLNKPIKILSGYRCEELNNAVNGVKNSQHLLGCAADITVENIPHPELFEIIKNHFEFDQLILEYVKPNNSFSGWVHVSWNENKNRNKYFKLG, from the coding sequence ATGAAATTATCCAATAACTTTTCTCTCGAAGAATTTGAACATTCCTACGTTGCGATTGCAAGAGGAATAAATAATAAAGCACCAGAAGAAGTTATTAATAATTTAAAAAAATTATGTGAAAATGCTCTTGAACCATTGAGGCAGTATTTAAATAAACCAATTAAAATATTGTCTGGATATAGATGTGAGGAATTAAACAATGCGGTAAATGGGGTTAAAAACTCACAACACTTGTTGGGTTGTGCAGCAGATATAACAGTTGAAAATATTCCTCATCCAGAATTATTTGAAATAATAAAAAATCATTTTGAATTTGATCAATTAATTCTCGAATACGTAAAACCAAATAATTCTTTTAGCGGCTGGGTTCATGTTAGCTGGAATGAAAATAAAAATAGAAATAAATATTTTAAACTAGGGTGA
- a CDS encoding ImmA/IrrE family metallo-endopeptidase — translation MKKNNSNTEHKTFKTRIPRNIRSFAINNFGVEFRVAETLEKANIIGLPEEANKHDALYIEKSAVVFVKKFTEFDPTDLNFILLHELGHAILDFYKNEAGLKIEERDEEIKANGIAFAIAALLKIPVSETMIKNLNRFLCLSEGEQIQWEF, via the coding sequence ATGAAAAAAAATAATTCAAATACTGAACATAAAACATTTAAGACAAGAATTCCTAGAAATATTCGGAGTTTTGCAATTAATAATTTCGGTGTTGAATTTAGAGTAGCTGAGACTTTAGAGAAAGCTAATATAATAGGATTACCTGAAGAAGCAAATAAACATGATGCTTTATATATAGAAAAATCAGCAGTTGTTTTTGTAAAAAAATTTACAGAATTTGATCCTACAGACTTAAATTTTATTTTACTTCATGAACTTGGACACGCAATTTTAGATTTTTATAAAAACGAAGCAGGACTTAAAATTGAAGAAAGAGATGAAGAAATCAAAGCGAATGGAATTGCGTTTGCTATTGCAGCACTTTTAAAAATTCCAGTTTCAGAAACGATGATTAAAAATTTAAATAGATTTTTGTGTTTGAGTGAAGGCGAACAAATTCAGTGGGAATTTTAA
- a CDS encoding helix-turn-helix domain-containing protein, with the protein MQSIKIINTSNNEVFYATEKSAGFDIAANENVLLLPLQVKKIKTGLFWKIEDDSDLLSTTAAAKLARCSPTTIRRMCAKGDLKYENVNKKILINKEHLLSYLDSDEIIDLSDKFELQIRPRSSSLLKEKLHIQLGTIDPDYTGEICIIVQNLSFKPKLIFKGERIAQGVISNIHTANNLINKKIIRKNNGFGSTGK; encoded by the coding sequence ATGCAAAGTATTAAAATAATTAATACTTCAAATAATGAAGTATTTTATGCTACAGAAAAATCAGCAGGCTTTGATATTGCAGCGAATGAAAATGTTTTACTTTTGCCGCTGCAAGTTAAAAAAATAAAAACAGGATTATTTTGGAAAATAGAAGATGATTCTGATTTATTAAGCACAACAGCAGCCGCTAAATTAGCACGATGCAGTCCTACAACTATCCGAAGAATGTGTGCCAAGGGCGATCTTAAATATGAAAATGTAAATAAGAAAATTTTAATAAATAAAGAACATCTTTTATCTTATCTTGATAGCGATGAAATAATTGATTTATCAGATAAGTTTGAGCTTCAAATAAGACCTCGTAGCTCATCCCTCCTTAAAGAAAAACTTCATATCCAACTTGGCACTATCGATCCTGATTATACAGGAGAGATTTGCATTATAGTTCAAAATCTTTCCTTTAAACCTAAACTAATTTTTAAAGGCGAGCGCATAGCTCAAGGCGTTATTTCAAATATCCACACCGCAAATAATTTAATCAATAAAAAAATAATACGCAAAAATAATGGCTTTGGGAGCACTGGAAAATGA
- a CDS encoding type II toxin-antitoxin system RnlB family antitoxin — translation MEDIHLKINDKNSKYRAKIYMKNKSSDFTNFNEIEKELKNKNIKKGLIFFDLSKRNFPEKNCFFEIYYNGERFIDGTWKQVNQEERI, via the coding sequence ATGGAAGATATTCATCTAAAAATTAATGATAAAAATTCAAAATATAGAGCTAAAATTTATATGAAAAATAAATCATCTGATTTTACTAATTTTAATGAAATTGAAAAAGAATTAAAAAATAAAAATATAAAAAAAGGATTGATATTTTTTGATTTATCCAAAAGAAACTTTCCAGAAAAGAATTGCTTTTTTGAAATCTATTACAATGGAGAACGATTCATAGATGGAACATGGAAACAAGTAAATCAAGAGGAAAGAATATGA
- a CDS encoding DUF2513 domain-containing protein: MNIDQNLLKEVLLNAKNGLIKTKYDSMEIPCDGLGEYSFILCPNKNIDPFEEENKYNEEIEYIKTLAYHLKILIDNNYLYGEIRKTHPFYMVSINGLTLSGHQFLETLSNDNILKKVIEKIGNISLDTVSKVPALAIGAIINSSLK; this comes from the coding sequence ATGAATATTGATCAGAATTTACTTAAAGAAGTTTTGTTAAATGCTAAAAATGGATTAATAAAAACAAAATATGACTCAATGGAAATTCCATGTGATGGCTTAGGCGAATACTCATTCATACTATGCCCAAATAAAAATATTGATCCATTTGAAGAGGAAAATAAATATAATGAAGAAATTGAGTATATTAAAACTCTTGCATATCATTTGAAAATATTAATTGATAATAACTATTTATATGGAGAAATTCGAAAAACACATCCTTTTTACATGGTTTCAATAAATGGATTAACTCTTAGCGGACATCAATTTCTGGAAACTTTATCCAATGATAATATTTTAAAAAAAGTTATCGAAAAAATTGGAAATATATCTTTAGATACTGTTTCAAAAGTCCCTGCTTTAGCTATCGGAGCTATAATAAATTCTTCACTAAAGTAA
- a CDS encoding MFS transporter, with amino-acid sequence MIKIRYIYMGAFIEAFDFCVYLVFSHELSKFLLGKENLFLSILIFSISYIARPFGSLFFGIFAKNQKNGITTFLRNSPLWIAIPTFIIAFCPRNDFGIYLLLICRFMQGFIFGGESGLSFVFAYLNVTKYKNTAIAAFLTSGAVAMAACFILIPLIPSLFNLESWRLAFIISGILSLLFVIIRSKIPKVSNEKFETSSKNVSAFKAISYIIIYAAMFNTVLAFLTSGQKYISLPLAMLSISFLSIIFGYIFDKINILRFLKLINALAIFLLLILMYFNLNLLAFFTAFIMCCALGGISISSAIKYLSNSKSLYPKFGLVYNTVMGSMGALVPIIREVFKS; translated from the coding sequence ATGATTAAAATTAGATATATATATATGGGTGCATTTATCGAAGCATTTGACTTTTGTGTTTATTTAGTGTTTTCTCATGAGCTTTCAAAATTTCTACTTGGAAAAGAAAATTTATTTTTATCAATATTGATTTTTTCAATTTCATATATTGCAAGGCCATTTGGTTCTCTTTTTTTTGGAATTTTTGCTAAAAATCAAAAGAATGGAATCACAACATTTTTAAGAAATTCACCTCTCTGGATTGCAATTCCAACATTTATAATTGCATTTTGTCCAAGAAATGACTTTGGAATATATTTACTTTTAATTTGCCGCTTTATGCAAGGATTTATTTTTGGAGGAGAGAGCGGTTTAAGTTTTGTTTTTGCATATTTAAACGTGACTAAATACAAAAATACTGCGATTGCAGCGTTTCTAACAAGTGGTGCCGTTGCTATGGCTGCCTGCTTTATTTTAATTCCTCTAATTCCTTCATTATTTAATTTAGAATCTTGGAGATTAGCATTTATTATATCAGGAATTTTGAGTTTATTATTTGTTATTATTAGATCCAAGATTCCAAAAGTAAGTAACGAAAAATTTGAAACAAGTTCAAAAAATGTGAGCGCATTTAAAGCAATTTCATATATAATTATTTATGCTGCTATGTTCAATACAGTCCTAGCCTTTTTAACATCAGGTCAAAAATATATTAGCTTACCTCTAGCTATGTTAAGCATTTCTTTTTTATCAATTATATTTGGATATATATTTGATAAAATAAATATTCTAAGATTTTTAAAATTAATAAATGCTTTGGCTATTTTTCTATTGCTTATTTTAATGTACTTTAATTTAAATTTGTTAGCTTTTTTTACAGCATTTATAATGTGCTGTGCGCTAGGCGGCATTTCGATTTCTTCAGCTATAAAATATTTGTCAAATAGTAAAAGTTTATATCCAAAATTCGGATTAGTTTATAACACAGTCATGGGAAGCATGGGGGCGTTAGTCCCAATAATCAGGGAGGTATTTAAATCATGA